Proteins from a single region of Thermomicrobiales bacterium:
- a CDS encoding TerC family protein: protein MELLSNPDVWIALLTLTALEIVLGIDNVIFISILADKLPPEQRKRARLLGLTLAMFMRIALLLTLNWIANLTNELFSIAGHGFSGRDLILLAGGLFLIYKATSEIHDKLEGDEHHAQTGPVKHASFSGVIVQILLLDIVFSLDSVITAVGMAEDIEVMIAAVVIAVLVMLFASGPLSNFVSKHPTVKMLALSFLLLIGTSLVAEGWGFHISKGYIYAAMAFSVFVEILNLKMRSKAETVVELRDSERASYESELPAPGAVAEH, encoded by the coding sequence TTGGAATTGCTAAGCAATCCTGATGTGTGGATAGCGTTGCTGACGCTGACCGCACTGGAAATTGTGCTGGGCATCGACAACGTCATCTTCATTTCGATCCTGGCCGACAAGCTCCCTCCGGAACAACGAAAACGCGCGCGGTTGCTCGGCCTGACGCTGGCCATGTTCATGCGTATCGCGTTGCTGTTGACCCTCAACTGGATCGCGAACCTCACCAACGAATTGTTCTCGATTGCCGGGCATGGGTTCTCCGGACGCGACTTGATCTTGTTGGCGGGCGGTCTCTTCCTTATCTACAAGGCGACGTCCGAAATCCATGACAAGCTCGAAGGCGATGAGCATCACGCGCAGACTGGCCCCGTCAAGCACGCATCGTTCAGCGGGGTAATCGTGCAGATCCTGCTGCTGGACATCGTCTTCTCGCTCGACTCTGTGATCACGGCAGTCGGCATGGCGGAAGACATCGAGGTCATGATTGCGGCCGTGGTGATCGCGGTGCTGGTCATGCTCTTCGCGTCTGGCCCGCTTTCCAATTTCGTTTCCAAGCACCCGACGGTCAAGATGCTGGCGCTTTCGTTCCTGCTGCTGATCGGCACCTCGCTCGTGGCGGAAGGGTGGGGCTTCCATATCTCGAAGGGCTATATCTACGCGGCCATGGCCTTCTCGGTCTTCGTCGAGATTCTCAATCTCAAGATGCGCAGCAAGGCGGAAACGGTCGTGGAACTCCGCGACTCGGAGCGCGCGAGTTACGAATCGGAGCTTCCCGCGCCAGGCGCCGTTGCAGAACACTGA
- a CDS encoding transcriptional repressor: MDARPAPKREYRQTAQRAMILETVQEADGHLTAGEIFERVRRRDPRIGYGTVYRSLHLLAEHGLIQELTFADQASRYDGRCERHDHVHCSICGALADVDVPEALMARHVAEERSGFSISHHHTVFVGLCPICRAAGRDGAREDGSRSRKPN, translated from the coding sequence ATGGACGCCCGACCGGCGCCGAAACGCGAATATCGCCAAACCGCCCAGCGCGCGATGATCCTCGAAACCGTGCAGGAGGCCGACGGCCACCTGACCGCGGGCGAGATCTTCGAGCGTGTGCGCCGGCGCGATCCGCGCATCGGCTACGGCACCGTCTATCGCTCGCTCCACCTCCTGGCCGAGCACGGTCTCATCCAGGAGCTCACCTTCGCCGATCAGGCCAGCCGCTACGACGGCCGGTGCGAACGGCACGACCATGTGCACTGCTCCATTTGCGGCGCCCTGGCCGATGTCGACGTTCCCGAGGCCCTGATGGCCCGTCATGTTGCCGAGGAGCGTTCCGGCTTCTCGATCTCCCATCACCACACCGTCTTTGTCGGGCTCTGCCCGATCTGTCGTGCCGCAGGACGGGATGGCGCGCGGGAGGACGGGTCTCGTTCGCGCAAACCGAACTAA
- the sufC gene encoding Fe-S cluster assembly ATPase SufC — protein sequence MSQTPLFEVENLHVSIEDKEILKGINLTVNDGEVHALMGPNGSGKSTLAYVIAGHPDYEVTEGAIRYKGEDILEWSPDERAQKGLFLAFQYPTVIPGVSMASFLRMAVKNVREARAEEIALNGGEAKPFTPREFRKLMREKMEMLKMDDSFATRYLNEGFSGGEKKRAEILQMALLEPQLAVLDETDSGLDIDALKVVSEGVNALHDSSGMAMLLITHYQRLLNYIKPDFVHIVMDGRIVREGGPELALELEEKGYENIRNEVAAAAGA from the coding sequence ATGTCGCAGACACCATTGTTCGAGGTCGAGAATCTTCACGTCTCCATCGAGGACAAGGAAATCCTCAAGGGCATCAATCTGACGGTCAACGACGGTGAAGTGCACGCGCTGATGGGCCCCAACGGTTCCGGAAAGAGCACGCTGGCCTACGTCATTGCCGGACATCCTGACTATGAGGTGACCGAGGGCGCCATCCGCTACAAGGGTGAAGACATCCTCGAATGGTCGCCGGATGAGCGCGCCCAGAAGGGTCTCTTCCTGGCGTTCCAATACCCAACCGTCATTCCCGGCGTCTCGATGGCGTCCTTCCTGCGCATGGCCGTCAAGAACGTGCGTGAGGCGCGCGCCGAAGAGATCGCGCTCAACGGCGGCGAGGCCAAGCCCTTCACCCCGCGCGAGTTCCGCAAGCTGATGCGCGAGAAGATGGAGATGCTGAAGATGGACGACTCGTTCGCCACCCGGTATCTCAACGAAGGCTTCTCCGGCGGTGAGAAGAAGCGGGCCGAGATTCTGCAGATGGCCCTGCTGGAGCCCCAGCTGGCGGTTCTCGATGAGACCGACTCGGGTCTCGACATCGATGCGCTCAAGGTCGTTTCTGAAGGGGTCAACGCCCTGCACGACAGCAGCGGCATGGCGATGCTGCTCATCACCCACTACCAGCGGCTGCTCAACTACATCAAGCCCGACTTCGTCCACATCGTCATGGACGGCCGCATCGTCCGCGAAGGCGGTCCGGAGCTGGCCCTCGAGCTGGAAGAGAAGGGCTACGAGAACATTCGCAACGAAGTCGCCGCTGCGGCCGGCGCGTAG
- a CDS encoding FAD-dependent oxidoreductase: MSDHDLTRESRLRVSRRNFLKASGAGAVAAAGSLGAIPLSQSKAFAQNGWDHEYDVVVVGSGGAGFAAGITAKSLGSDTVILEKGTYVGGTTVVSGGGMYTPNSRQMAEAGLEDPKEDRLKYMARYAWPHLYNPDDPQLGLDDHDWTMINAYYDLSPEAMAYLEDVGAAKWTLQTIYGRTDGQLNVDYQAQFAEDVMKEGGTLASLDPDGVQSGGGNLIAGYEAWAAENGLPVLLRHRAERLLLNAAGEVIGVEVAVTEEGATPEATPAAAVTTVQTFRARKGVIFGSGGFSRNADLMRHMMPGPYYGGCGAPTNEGDFLKMSSAVNAKLGNLYQVWRNEGIWEQALASEAAYNCVFYYNGDSFLMVNRRGKRFTNEHANYQDRPTAHLDWLATGATYDNLLGFLIWDTRQQENWATGFPLPVDPTTSPFVLIGETLEDLAAKIIERVASIPQVTPGMALTSDFAETMVAEVTKFNEYAAAGVDPDFYRGLSPYDSAWNSFPMKLTEWPSPDQPNASMYPLSDTGPYYAQIMTASAVDTSGGPVINENGQVITWEGEPVVGLYGAGNCVACPSVNAYWAGGATLGHAHTWGYAAAKHAHASAGTSE, encoded by the coding sequence GTGTCGGATCACGATCTGACGCGCGAATCACGTCTCCGTGTTTCGCGACGCAACTTCCTCAAGGCGAGCGGCGCCGGAGCGGTGGCCGCTGCCGGTTCTCTGGGAGCCATCCCCCTCTCACAGTCGAAAGCCTTCGCGCAGAACGGCTGGGATCACGAATACGACGTGGTGGTGGTCGGTTCTGGCGGCGCGGGATTCGCTGCCGGGATCACGGCCAAGTCCCTTGGCAGCGATACGGTGATCCTGGAGAAGGGCACCTACGTCGGTGGCACCACGGTCGTCTCCGGTGGCGGCATGTACACCCCGAACAGCCGGCAGATGGCAGAGGCCGGGCTGGAAGATCCCAAAGAGGATCGCCTCAAGTACATGGCGCGCTATGCGTGGCCACACCTCTACAACCCGGACGATCCCCAGCTCGGTCTCGACGACCACGACTGGACCATGATCAATGCCTACTACGATCTCTCCCCGGAGGCGATGGCCTATCTGGAAGACGTCGGCGCGGCGAAATGGACCCTGCAGACGATCTACGGCCGCACCGATGGCCAACTGAACGTCGATTACCAGGCGCAGTTTGCCGAAGACGTCATGAAAGAGGGCGGCACGCTTGCCTCGCTGGACCCCGATGGCGTCCAGTCGGGCGGCGGCAACCTGATCGCTGGCTATGAGGCCTGGGCTGCCGAGAACGGGCTGCCAGTGCTCCTGCGGCACCGGGCAGAACGGCTGCTGCTCAATGCCGCCGGCGAGGTGATCGGCGTCGAGGTTGCGGTAACCGAAGAGGGCGCAACCCCGGAGGCGACTCCGGCTGCCGCTGTCACGACGGTTCAGACGTTCCGCGCGCGCAAGGGAGTCATCTTCGGCAGCGGCGGATTCTCCCGCAACGCCGACCTCATGCGCCACATGATGCCCGGTCCCTACTACGGTGGCTGTGGCGCTCCGACCAACGAGGGTGACTTCCTGAAGATGTCCTCCGCGGTCAACGCGAAGCTCGGCAATCTCTACCAGGTCTGGCGCAACGAAGGCATCTGGGAACAGGCGCTCGCCAGCGAAGCCGCGTACAACTGCGTCTTCTATTACAACGGCGATTCGTTCCTCATGGTGAACCGCCGCGGCAAGCGTTTCACCAACGAGCATGCCAATTACCAGGATCGCCCGACGGCCCATCTCGACTGGCTCGCCACCGGCGCTACCTATGACAACCTGCTCGGGTTCCTGATCTGGGACACCCGTCAACAGGAGAACTGGGCGACCGGGTTCCCGCTGCCCGTCGATCCCACCACGTCGCCCTTCGTGCTGATCGGTGAGACGCTGGAAGACCTGGCCGCAAAGATTATCGAGCGAGTGGCATCCATCCCGCAGGTGACTCCAGGAATGGCGCTCACCTCGGACTTCGCCGAGACAATGGTTGCCGAGGTCACGAAATTCAATGAGTATGCGGCGGCGGGCGTCGACCCCGACTTCTATCGCGGATTGTCTCCGTACGACTCCGCCTGGAACTCATTCCCGATGAAACTGACCGAGTGGCCATCTCCCGATCAGCCAAATGCCTCCATGTACCCCCTGTCGGACACCGGTCCGTACTACGCGCAGATCATGACTGCCTCCGCGGTGGACACCAGCGGGGGACCGGTGATCAACGAGAACGGCCAGGTCATCACCTGGGAAGGCGAACCGGTTGTCGGCCTCTACGGCGCGGGCAACTGCGTGGCGTGCCCGAGCGTGAATGCCTACTGGGCGGGCGGCGCGACGCTGGGTCACGCGCACACCTGGGGATATGCCGCGGCCAAGCACGCGCATGCATCGGCCGGGACGTCCGAGTAG
- a CDS encoding MarR family transcriptional regulator: protein MTDERRDASRLALARMMLDALPRFGHWADSMREFETPFGAIGYRQAAILWVLRYQLLPPDEMTPTGFANFFRIQPSVVTRALAKLECGGYIARTIDPQDSRVSRIAITPAGHAISVHIERLYVDDLLCALAPIDDAEIDQLQASVELLSSIAERLDLLHLGRTQRAPSGDSER, encoded by the coding sequence ATGACCGACGAACGGCGAGACGCGTCCCGGCTCGCCCTGGCAAGAATGATGCTCGACGCATTGCCGCGGTTCGGTCATTGGGCCGATTCGATGCGCGAGTTCGAGACGCCATTCGGCGCCATCGGCTATCGCCAGGCAGCCATCCTCTGGGTCTTGCGCTATCAGCTCCTGCCTCCGGATGAGATGACCCCCACCGGGTTCGCCAACTTCTTCCGCATCCAACCAAGCGTGGTGACCCGCGCTCTGGCGAAGCTCGAATGCGGTGGGTACATCGCGCGCACCATCGATCCACAAGACTCGCGCGTTTCCCGCATCGCGATCACGCCCGCGGGACACGCCATCAGCGTCCATATCGAACGACTCTACGTAGACGATCTGCTCTGCGCGCTGGCGCCCATCGACGATGCCGAGATTGACCAGCTCCAGGCCTCGGTCGAACTCCTGAGCTCGATCGCCGAGCGTCTCGATCTCCTGCACCTGGGCCGCACCCAGCGAGCGCCATCTGGCGACTCGGAACGCTAA
- a CDS encoding HAD family hydrolase, with amino-acid sequence MSAPLASWNDTPTKTAIVDFVQRTTTEGSADYLAPNDRIAVFDNDGTLWTEQPAYNQLLFAIDRLKALAPDHPEWKDDPALGAILSGDMAAFGKTGMKGIFTLVAATHAGISTEDFGKIVRDWIATAKHPVYKRPYPATPFEPMLELLDYLRANGYITFIVSGGGVEFMRAFTQEAYGVPPHQVIGSTGKTEFKVVDGAPVLVKLPELDAINDGPGKPVGIDKFLGRRPVMAFGNSDGDLEMLQYTAAGDGARFMALVHHDDAEREAAYDKGSPIGALDKALTEAKERGWTVISMKDDWSSIFPD; translated from the coding sequence ATGAGCGCACCACTCGCATCCTGGAATGACACGCCGACCAAGACGGCGATCGTCGACTTCGTGCAGCGCACCACCACCGAGGGAAGCGCCGACTACCTCGCGCCGAACGACCGCATCGCCGTCTTCGACAACGACGGCACGCTCTGGACCGAGCAACCGGCGTACAACCAGCTGCTCTTCGCCATCGACCGCCTGAAGGCGCTGGCGCCAGACCATCCAGAATGGAAGGACGACCCCGCTCTGGGAGCGATTCTCTCAGGCGACATGGCCGCGTTCGGCAAGACCGGGATGAAAGGCATCTTCACGCTGGTGGCGGCCACCCATGCGGGGATCTCGACCGAGGACTTCGGCAAGATCGTGCGCGACTGGATCGCCACTGCCAAGCATCCGGTATATAAGCGCCCGTATCCGGCCACCCCGTTCGAACCGATGCTCGAATTGCTCGACTATCTGCGCGCGAACGGCTACATCACGTTCATCGTCTCAGGCGGAGGGGTGGAGTTCATGCGCGCATTCACCCAGGAGGCCTACGGCGTCCCGCCCCATCAGGTCATCGGCTCCACGGGGAAGACCGAGTTCAAGGTGGTGGATGGCGCGCCAGTGCTGGTCAAGCTGCCAGAGTTGGATGCCATCAACGACGGCCCTGGCAAGCCGGTTGGGATCGACAAGTTTCTTGGGCGCCGCCCGGTCATGGCCTTTGGCAATTCCGATGGCGATCTGGAGATGTTGCAATACACCGCCGCCGGCGACGGCGCCCGGTTCATGGCGCTCGTGCATCACGATGACGCCGAGCGCGAGGCGGCCTATGACAAGGGCTCGCCGATCGGTGCGCTCGACAAAGCCCTCACCGAAGCGAAGGAGCGCGGTTGGACTGTCATCAGCATGAAGGATGACTGGAGCAGTATCTTCCCCGATTGA
- a CDS encoding D-glycerate dehydrogenase has translation MGDKARVAVMRVIPDAGLNLLREAAQTGEIELEIWPHELPPNATELAGLLRGATGAVTLVSDRIDSAVLDAEPQLRVVSNFAVGYDNIDVDAATAHGVLVCNTPGVLTETTADMAWALLMAAGRRIVEASDYVRAGNWKTWGPTLLLGRDIHHATLGIIGLGRIGKEVAKRARGFDMEILAYDEYQDEAFAAEMGVTYTSLDELLQRSDFVTLHCALTPETYQLIGRDELAKMKPTAVLVNAARGPVVDTDALTDALRNGTIWAAGLDVTDPEPIPPDHPLVFMENVVIAPHIASASVDTRDKMAVMAATNLLQAIRGERPTHLVNPEVLG, from the coding sequence GTGGGAGACAAAGCGCGAGTAGCCGTGATGCGGGTGATTCCGGATGCCGGGTTGAATCTGCTGCGCGAGGCGGCGCAGACCGGCGAAATCGAGCTCGAAATCTGGCCGCACGAACTACCACCCAACGCAACTGAACTGGCCGGCCTGCTGCGAGGCGCAACCGGGGCAGTGACGTTGGTTTCCGACCGGATCGACAGCGCTGTGCTGGATGCCGAACCGCAGCTCAGGGTGGTCAGCAACTTCGCGGTTGGCTACGACAACATCGATGTCGATGCGGCCACCGCCCATGGCGTGCTGGTATGCAACACGCCGGGCGTGCTCACTGAAACAACGGCCGACATGGCCTGGGCATTGCTGATGGCGGCTGGACGCCGCATCGTGGAAGCGTCCGACTATGTTCGGGCCGGAAACTGGAAGACCTGGGGACCGACCCTCCTGCTTGGCCGGGATATCCACCATGCAACCCTCGGCATCATCGGGTTGGGACGCATCGGCAAGGAAGTCGCCAAACGGGCCCGCGGGTTCGACATGGAGATCCTCGCCTACGACGAGTATCAGGACGAGGCATTCGCCGCCGAGATGGGGGTGACCTATACCTCGCTCGATGAGCTCTTGCAGCGTTCCGATTTTGTAACCCTCCACTGCGCGCTCACGCCGGAAACATACCAATTGATCGGACGCGACGAACTGGCGAAGATGAAACCGACCGCGGTGCTCGTCAATGCCGCCCGTGGTCCAGTGGTCGATACCGATGCCCTGACCGATGCGCTCCGCAATGGCACGATCTGGGCTGCCGGTCTGGACGTGACCGATCCCGAACCGATCCCGCCCGATCATCCGCTGGTCTTCATGGAAAATGTGGTGATTGCGCCGCACATTGCCTCGGCTTCCGTCGACACCCGCGACAAGATGGCGGTGATGGCGGCCACGAATCTCCTGCAGGCAATCCGTGGCGAGCGACCGACGCATCTGGTGAATCCAGAGGTCTTGGGGTAG
- a CDS encoding arylsulfatase, with amino-acid sequence MAKSAKKPNILILWGDDIGWWNISYNSRGQMGYRTPNIDRIANEGVAFTDYYGQQSCTAGRAAFITGQNPWRTGLTKVGIPGAPLGLQKEDPTIAELLKPLGYVTGQFGKNHLGDRDEFLPTMHGFDEFFGNLYHLNAEEEPEDPDFPKSEAFRKRYMPRGVMHSWANGDGTQRVEDTGPLNKKRMETIDEEITEAALGFIDKAVADDKPFFLWWNSTHMHFRTHTREQDLGRSGQGFYNDAMMYHDDLVGKMLDKLDELGIADNTIVMYSTDNGPHYNAWPDGGITPFRSEKNTNWEGAYRVPAFYRWPGHIPAGSVLNGIVTHQDALPTLLAAAGEPDIVEKCKKGHTVGHMTYKVCIDGFNMIDYFTGESDECPRTYYFYVNDDAQLVAVRYGDWKSVFLEQRAHQMQVWAEPFVELRIPKLFNLRRDPFERADIDSNTYYDWFLSKAYMVAAAQIVVSAHVESMKEFPPRQAPGSFNLDSILKTMDNAMGGGAH; translated from the coding sequence ATGGCAAAATCCGCAAAGAAACCGAACATCCTTATTCTCTGGGGAGACGATATCGGCTGGTGGAACATCAGCTACAACAGCCGTGGCCAGATGGGCTATCGCACCCCGAACATCGACCGCATTGCCAACGAGGGTGTGGCGTTCACCGACTACTACGGGCAGCAATCCTGCACCGCCGGCCGCGCGGCCTTCATCACCGGGCAAAACCCCTGGCGCACCGGGTTGACCAAGGTCGGCATTCCCGGAGCGCCCCTTGGGTTGCAGAAGGAAGACCCCACTATCGCTGAATTGCTCAAGCCGCTTGGATATGTCACCGGGCAGTTCGGCAAGAATCACCTTGGCGATCGCGACGAGTTTTTGCCGACGATGCACGGGTTCGACGAGTTCTTCGGCAATCTCTATCATCTCAATGCGGAAGAAGAACCGGAAGATCCTGATTTCCCCAAGAGCGAAGCCTTTCGAAAGCGCTATATGCCCCGCGGCGTCATGCACAGTTGGGCCAATGGTGACGGCACCCAGCGAGTAGAAGACACCGGACCGCTCAACAAGAAGCGCATGGAAACGATCGATGAGGAAATCACCGAGGCGGCGCTTGGCTTCATCGACAAGGCGGTCGCGGATGACAAGCCGTTCTTCCTTTGGTGGAACAGCACCCATATGCATTTCCGCACCCACACCCGCGAGCAGGACCTGGGCCGGTCGGGCCAAGGCTTCTACAACGACGCCATGATGTACCACGACGATCTGGTCGGGAAGATGCTCGACAAGCTCGATGAGCTCGGCATCGCCGACAACACCATCGTCATGTACTCCACCGACAACGGCCCGCACTACAACGCCTGGCCCGATGGTGGCATCACCCCCTTCCGCAGCGAGAAGAACACCAACTGGGAAGGCGCCTACCGGGTCCCTGCCTTCTACCGCTGGCCGGGGCATATTCCCGCGGGTTCGGTGCTCAATGGCATCGTGACCCACCAGGACGCGCTGCCAACCTTGCTGGCCGCCGCGGGTGAGCCGGATATCGTCGAGAAATGCAAGAAGGGCCATACCGTTGGCCACATGACCTACAAGGTCTGCATCGACGGCTTCAACATGATCGACTATTTCACCGGCGAATCGGACGAATGCCCACGCACCTACTACTTCTACGTCAATGACGATGCGCAACTCGTCGCGGTTCGCTATGGGGACTGGAAGTCGGTCTTCCTGGAGCAACGCGCCCATCAGATGCAAGTCTGGGCGGAACCGTTCGTGGAGCTCCGTATCCCAAAACTCTTCAACTTGCGGCGTGACCCGTTCGAGCGGGCGGATATCGACTCCAATACCTATTACGACTGGTTCCTGAGCAAGGCATACATGGTTGCCGCCGCGCAGATCGTTGTCTCCGCGCATGTCGAATCGATGAAGGAGTTCCCGCCGCGGCAGGCCCCTGGATCGTTCAATCTCGATTCCATTCTGAAGACAATGGACAATGCAATGGGGGGCGGGGCGCACTAG
- a CDS encoding response regulator transcription factor, producing MSSFSPPRPIRVAALPSPAAPRRDASRSVQITVQGDGELFALLTQHIARGRPLEALTLIDRLLVADGVFRDPALAADLRVLRNVANLELARQHGPRGRTGSESDGGVVDTILDFAERILPALRQLELASRQSILIHSTDDQLHRRSSCRSAHTSVMDLSDREREVLCQVAIGLSNQKIARALFISESTVKKHLTNVYAKLGVENRTEAVAIARRRGMLE from the coding sequence TTGAGCAGCTTTTCGCCCCCTCGTCCAATTCGCGTTGCGGCGTTGCCGTCACCGGCCGCGCCCAGGCGGGACGCGTCCCGGTCTGTGCAAATCACCGTGCAGGGAGACGGCGAGCTTTTCGCTCTGCTTACCCAGCACATTGCTCGAGGGCGGCCGCTCGAAGCGCTCACACTGATCGACCGTTTGCTGGTCGCCGACGGAGTTTTCCGCGATCCGGCATTGGCTGCGGATCTTCGGGTGCTCCGCAACGTGGCCAATCTCGAGTTGGCCCGTCAGCATGGACCTCGGGGGCGCACTGGGTCAGAATCAGATGGCGGCGTAGTCGATACGATCCTGGACTTTGCGGAGCGCATTCTGCCAGCACTGCGACAATTGGAACTAGCGTCGAGGCAATCGATCCTGATTCATTCGACCGATGACCAGTTGCACCGTCGTTCATCATGTCGTTCGGCACATACGTCGGTAATGGACTTGAGCGATCGGGAACGCGAGGTGCTTTGCCAGGTGGCCATTGGGTTATCGAATCAGAAGATCGCGCGAGCGCTCTTTATCTCCGAGAGTACCGTCAAGAAGCACCTCACCAATGTGTACGCCAAGCTCGGCGTTGAAAACCGCACCGAGGCCGTCGCGATCGCGCGCCGGAGAGGGATGCTAGAGTGA
- the sufB gene encoding Fe-S cluster assembly protein SufB, whose amino-acid sequence MVAPPRQVAQVEIADYQYGFRDEEDYVFKSEKGLTRDTVIQISKMKGEPEWMLEFRLKAYDHFLKRPMPTWGGNLGEIDFDDIYYYIKPAEKQGKTWDEVPEYIKNTFEKLGIPEAERKFLAGVGAQYESEVIYHSLREDLQKQGVIFLDMDAGVREYPDLVKQYFGTVIPANDNKFAALNSAVWSGGSFIYVPEGVKVEVPLQAYFRINAENMGQFERTLIICAPGSYVHYVEGCTAPTYSTDSLHSAVVEIIVQEGARCRYTTIQNWSKNVYNLVTKRAAAYKNATMEWVDGNLGSKLTMKYPAVWLMEEGARGEILSVAFASDGQHQDAGGKVVHVAPNTSSQIISKSISKGTGRSSYRGLVKVYKGAEGVKSNVVCDALLLDETSKTDTYPYIEIEEERVSVGHEATVSKVAEEQIFYLQSRGLSEDEAMSMIVNGFIEPIAKELPLEYAVELNRLIQLEMEGSVG is encoded by the coding sequence ATGGTTGCACCACCACGACAGGTCGCGCAGGTCGAGATTGCCGACTATCAGTACGGCTTCCGCGACGAAGAGGACTACGTTTTCAAGAGCGAGAAAGGGCTGACGCGCGATACCGTCATCCAGATCTCGAAGATGAAGGGCGAACCCGAGTGGATGCTCGAGTTCCGCCTGAAGGCCTACGATCACTTTCTCAAGCGGCCGATGCCGACCTGGGGCGGGAATCTGGGCGAGATCGATTTCGACGACATCTACTACTACATCAAGCCGGCCGAAAAGCAGGGCAAGACGTGGGACGAGGTGCCGGAATACATCAAGAACACCTTCGAAAAGCTGGGCATCCCCGAGGCGGAGCGCAAGTTCCTGGCCGGCGTTGGCGCGCAGTATGAATCGGAAGTGATCTATCACTCGCTGCGCGAGGACCTGCAGAAGCAGGGCGTGATCTTCCTGGATATGGACGCCGGTGTGCGCGAGTATCCGGATCTGGTCAAGCAGTACTTCGGCACGGTCATCCCCGCCAACGACAACAAGTTTGCCGCGCTCAACAGCGCGGTCTGGTCGGGCGGCTCGTTCATCTATGTGCCGGAAGGCGTCAAGGTCGAAGTACCGCTGCAGGCCTACTTCCGCATCAATGCCGAAAACATGGGCCAGTTCGAGCGCACGCTCATCATCTGCGCTCCCGGGTCCTATGTGCACTACGTCGAGGGCTGCACCGCTCCGACCTACAGCACCGACAGCCTGCATTCCGCCGTGGTCGAGATCATCGTCCAGGAGGGCGCGCGGTGCCGCTACACGACCATTCAGAACTGGTCGAAGAACGTCTACAACCTGGTCACCAAGCGGGCCGCGGCCTACAAGAACGCCACCATGGAATGGGTCGACGGTAACCTCGGCTCCAAATTGACCATGAAGTACCCGGCGGTCTGGCTGATGGAAGAAGGCGCCCGTGGCGAGATCCTCTCGGTCGCCTTCGCCAGTGACGGCCAGCATCAGGACGCCGGTGGCAAGGTGGTGCATGTCGCGCCGAACACCTCCTCGCAGATCATCTCCAAGTCGATCTCCAAGGGAACGGGCCGCTCGTCCTATCGCGGTCTGGTGAAGGTCTACAAGGGCGCCGAGGGCGTGAAGAGCAACGTCGTTTGCGACGCGCTCCTGCTGGATGAGACCAGCAAGACCGACACCTACCCGTACATCGAGATCGAAGAGGAGCGCGTTTCCGTCGGTCACGAGGCAACCGTTTCCAAGGTGGCGGAAGAGCAGATCTTCTATCTGCAATCTCGCGGTCTTTCCGAGGACGAGGCGATGAGCATGATCGTCAATGGCTTCATCGAGCCGATCGCCAAGGAACTCCCGCTCGAATACGCGGTGGAGCTGAACCGCCTGATTCAGCTCGAGATGGAAGGATCGGTTGGCTAG